Part of the Hemibagrus wyckioides isolate EC202008001 linkage group LG09, SWU_Hwy_1.0, whole genome shotgun sequence genome, TAATCCCTAGAGAGATTTCCCCCACTGTCTAAGCAAAAATACTCTCCACATCCTCTTCCAGGCAGGTTCATTACAACTCTGGTTGTTTTAAACTTCATAATTATTATCAGGGCGTTTCCAAATGTGTAGCCATTACCTAATTTATAACGGTCAACCCATTTGTGTCTCATTTGCATGGCGTCTTCTCTTCCCCACACGGATGAGTAAGTCACACCTCGTATTTATATACAGCACTGAAACATAAGGTCGATCACTTCAGTGTTCCCGAACACAGGTGAACTTAAAGCAAAATCTAAAACAGGAACATGCTGgagttatctttttttttttaggggtgCCAAAAATGGTCACGTGTGgttttgttaaaaatgtatttgtggtttgtgtgatattttttgctaaaggtttttttcccccttataaGAATTAggcagttttttctttttggaggAAGAAGATAGAAAagatatttactcatttttgcTAAGGGTACAAATAAATCTGGAGATTTAAAGGCATGTCAGTGCACTTCAATCAAAATGCACTTGGAGCaatgcaatatttttattttattttttttttgtgagtcaTCTTAAAGCAAACATTGCACCaacgcactcactcacaacaccaTGTGTAGGCACAAGACTTTAGGGAATCTGTAAAGTtgaataaaatactaaaatgtctcttgccataaacacacacacacacacacacacacactacatacccTGCTGGGACCAATCATCTTCCCACTCTTCTTCAGAGGAGGTCGGTCTTCCCCTGAAAAGTTTCAAAAAAGTTCATGATTTTGTGTTGCTCGACAAGAACACCTTCTCCCTTTATAACACAATTGTACCTTGAGGTGCTGAGGGGGAGACGTCTTTAGGATGAACTGATTTAGCCTTCTGTTTTCCGTGTGAGGAAGGCCTCTTTACAGCTGGTCTCTCTGTGTCCTCTTTAAAACCCAAAATCAACCGTTGGTGAGTAACAAATTTCTATTTACATTAGAAAACAGCTTAACAGTGCAGCCTTGTGTTCAAAGTCTGTTACAGCATCTCAAGCACCGTGCTTAAATAGCGACCGCTACCATAAGCTGAGCAAACTAAATGTTTCAAGGCAGACTTTGTTAAATCAAGCGAGTGCTTGAATTCCTGACCAAAGATGACTTAAAGCCATCCTTTTTTGGTTAAAATCTCTGCTGAAGAGCTATCACATtcaaaaagaaaagctattaaCGTTTCGGCTGTGCGCTGTGTCGCTCTTTATTGCTCATGAAAACGTTATCGGAGCTTCATTTTCAAGTGTTTGGGTCCGTCATTGTTCCATGAGTTATATAACTGTTTATACTCTCTACTTTGTTCGGTATTATCATtctttcatcatcatcctgcAAAAAAGCATCTGTATAGCATCTGTTCAAGCTATTTTATAAGTGGTAaagtgtacaaacacacacacacacaatggccaTACAGTGTATGCAATATAAAGGACACTACATGATTGCAGACCCTTCAGCTTATGTACACTCACTGAAGGGTCATGGttaatgttgtttgtttttcagtatgGACTGGTTGTTTATTAGCGCTTAACACTGTAGCTCATAGTCAAATTATGGACAGTAAGCAACCCCTTTCCctaaatcttttcttttttttttgtactgctGACCACATCTTAACAGCTATGGTGTGGTTAACTGAGGTAAAAAGCTGTGACAGAGGTGACGTTATGTGATTAGTCATTTTTAATGGAAAacttttttcctatttaagTTTTCAGAAGTTCATAGACAAGGCCATAttgtctggaaaaaaatattgaatttatcattatttagGGTTCTACAGGCAGCTAGCACCATTTACTAGCTAGCTAGAACTGGCAGACATtcttagcaagctagctaaagCCATGGTGAGGATACAACGAAGGCTAGTTTACACAGTCATTAAAACCTTACATAAAATAAGAATTCTAATAAGGCGAAATTAATTGGACTAAAAATCTCCCACTGCTAAACTCACTTATGTTAattatttagtgtttttaacGCTAAAGACATCAGGctaattcttaaaaaaaacaatcataaaGCCAGACTGGGGTACTTTTATGTAAAAAGGGATATTTTTTGTCAGAGCTTATGAAACCATGTTCGGAaacaaatatttcagaaatgatTTGATGAAAATTACAGCATGCCTTACTCACAAATATTGTGAATGTAAAAGTTAATTCGGTTGAAAACTGAGTCAAGATTTATAAATCTAATAATGTTTGctgggagggagtgagaggaTGTAAGAGAAATCATGAATCCAGCATCACCTTTAACAGATTTACGTTAGTTATAGTCACACACTGACCTCTAGGGCTCCGTGAACAGGTTTCTCCAGCATCTGAGGCATCGACGTGTTGCGTCTCATCGGCCTGTGCCGGCTCCATATCAATCTCTGAAGCAGCTGTGCTCTCTCTATCCTCATCTTTACACTCTTTGTCCATGTCATATGTCTTTTGCCCTCCCTCCTCTTgctcatcctcctcttcttcctcctcctctcctccaggCGGAAGTTCTTTCATGTTGAAGAGCTCAGAAGGCAGGTTGGCCCTTTTGGGAGGCAACTTCTGTTTGTATGCAATAAAAGGTTTATAGTTAAGCTAAGAAGAAGTAATAATTGACTGACAGGGTGATGATTCATGATGGTGTCTCACCCCTATGGTCCCGGTCTTCAGTTTAAATTTGCTGCCACCTTTCATAGCACCAAACAATGGCAGGACTAACTTCTTGGGCTTGTCAGGCTCAGATGATTGATTGCCAGGCCtgagatgagagagaaacacacagttaTGTATATATCTTTATCTTTCGTTCATCCCTCCTCCTGGTCAGGATAGCGGACAGTGGATCATCTCAGGTACAAGGTTCTTGTATAGGATGTCAATGCTATTGcatattcacacattcattcatttctgctGTCTGAGGAATATAACTCCTGTCTGTACATCTCACCGGCTCTGCAGTGAGGGCAGCTCTGTGGGTCTGGTTAAGTCGATGAGCTTTCGCAGTTGCTGTGCTTCCTTCTTCAGTTCAGCAACATGGACATGCATCTTCTTTCTCTGTACCAAGTCCACAGCGGCCTGACTGTGCACACAGCTCATAAACGCATCCAGAGGGTCCTCTGTAGCTGAGCTGGAGCCCcctagaaagagagagaaagaaagaaacaaatgagacagagttaaagacacaaaataaagacagaaagaaagaaagacagaaaggagacaaagagagtgagaaatagaaaacaaaagacagacagacagatggaaagaaagaaagaaagaaagaaagaaagaaagagaaagaaacagaaaaagaaagaaagagacagacagacagatggaaaaaaagaaatataggaagaaagtaagacagaaagacagatatcCAGTCACTCAGTCATCATCTCACCTTTCCCTGAAGAGTTGAGCGTGTTCTCAGTCGTAGCCAGTTCTTTCTCCACTTCAGCGAGCTTAGCAAccttaaaaataacaaatgtgaAGATGACAAAATAAGTATTAGTTACTTACTAGTTACTAACTAACTATAATAATCGTAGTAAAAACAGAAACTTTCACTTTATAGCCTGAGAGTGACTTTGTGAGAGCAGGGAATGTAatacagttttatatatatatatatatatatatatatatatataccagagAGCCGTAGGTCTGGGGCCTCTCCTGGATCTTGCCGGCTTTTTTCATGCgttcttttctcttcctttcaACAGTACCTGTCCGGTCCAGGAAGGAGTCGTCATCGCTGTCGTAATAATCATCATCCTCccagtttttctttttacgCTTGCGAGAGACTGGAAGCAAGGGACAGAAGGAGAAATCTCATTAAATCatgttatatatgtgtgtgtgtgtgtgtgtgtacttgatGACCACATACTCCAATATCCTGCTCCTCATGATGGAGTTTCATTTGCTCAAAAACACTAAAGTGATTATTTTATATGTCATACTTTATATCTGACAGATttgaaagggggaaaaaaaaaaaagattttgttcATCTATATAGTTCCTTGACTAGTCCAGGAGGTgaaatctattctattctaGCAGCTTTACCGTAATCCAGGATGTAGAGTTTGATCCTCAGTAACACAACAGAGGCAACAGTGGTCTAGAAAAACTCCCTATGCTTGTAAGGAGCCAGACTCGGAAGGTATATGAactgtataaactgtatatattcGTTACAAGTGGTGTCAATGCAACCAAAATATAATTCAGAATTAGCTATTTATTTAGCTAGCAATATCTCCAAAACACACCAAGGTACTACGGTCATAACTAAGAAACAAAAAGCTGAGGAAACTCTACACACTTTTCTGGTGAAACGCTGCTGTCCATCAGTACATGCTCTGACTcacccacacacttctgattttttttaagctttaagttataataaaattatagttatattgtatatttgatGAACCCACCATTGGACAGACGTCTAGTATCCCAAAGGTATAAAATTTACACCAACTCAGGAGCAAATGGAATGTGAATGTAATTTCTAGATGGTTTCTATGGCAACTGCTGTAACTACTTGCTCATCATTGTTGAGTATCCAGTCTATCAGCCACCAAACAGGcaaaccaataataataataataataataataataataagagaccCCTTAATGTTCTAATTTGAAGTTAGTAGCAATGTGTGTAGCACAGAGCAATTTTGAACGCAACAATAATTCCATACTTTAATGCAAACGGCACTAAGTTGTGTTGTGGATATATTTCCCATGATAAACCCAAGGTTGCTGCTCCTATCTACTAACCTGCCTCCTGCCTCAGCAGACCTCGAGCCTCCAGCATGCGGCACGCCTCCAAACAGCACTGTACAGCCGCCTCCTTCTTTCTACCAGAGTGTGTGACTTCAGCGATCAGCTGCCTACCCAGAGCATCATCCACCGGCAACCTGCAGAGAAAAAGGTTTACAAACCGTCGTCTTGATGCGAGAGtcacaaaaatattatttattgattattaatgTTAGCAAGTGCTGATGTGTTTTAGCCAACTTATTTCATTTTCCGAAGGTagccatttttaatttattaaaaggtAAATTTTTGtctaatagataataataataataatattgtttatAGGTATATGTAAAGTTGTAGGATGTCGGTGaagcaagttagttcctgttattacttaGGAACAATCGTTACCCGTTTtcttctttacattctcttagATTCACTGTAACGAAACAAACGCAGGTTGTCATGTCTAGGGGAAACCTTAGCATCTGCTACAGGAGTCCCTGCTCATGTTgttctatagaaacaataaaggATTAGAATGATCTCCTTAAAATCAACCTCTGGTCGCTCTTGCTGAAAAGCAAGCAAGACGTCCTGACTCCACAATTCAACAGCAGTGTGTTGTTTCAGTATCgaaattgtatttattacttgATTCTGCACAGCCAGGTGCCATGTCCCTTGTCGTCATACTCAAACTCCAGTTCTTCTCCTGAAATCATAAAGAAagattatattcatattcaccCAGAATGATTTGTTAAACTAGCCCAGACTAAGAATGGAAAATAGTCTACCTTCTCGATCATAGAATCCTTGCAGAGCCTTTTTGGGATCTTTCAGGTAGGCTGCTTCCTGGTCCTCTTGAAACTCTGTGGCAAATGGATTCTCCTCGTTCTCATCCTCCTCCGGGGCTGCATCATCTCCTGTTCATtcaaaaaatacagaataaaggaataaatagATATTAAAACCATTGACAGGTGATATGACAAACTCTAGGAGGCATTTGTGTTTACCAACTAACAATTTTGCTTATCATCCCATGCTGTACACAGCTAAAATCTGTCTTTCTAGCACTAGATGAGCATTAGAGatgaatataatgtaataaacattAGACAGTATCAATCATTACCCATTCCCCACGAGCAGCCACTGTCTTCTGCAGCACGTCTTCCTCGAGCAACACTCTCTTCATTCTTCTCCTCCTTGTTGTCTTcatcaacatcgtcatcatcatctgaaCCATCTCCCATCATCCTCTTCTCTAGCTCTTCTCGCTGCTTCCTGGCTCgctctctcagctctgtaacTGTCAGCTCCGACTCGGCCTCTTCATCCGATTCAGGACCCTGTAGATAAAGCAAACAGGAAGCATGAACAACAATCCTCCTTTTAGGCTGATATATACTATAAAACCTGACATTCCTAACCTGAAGGATAAAGAGCCGGGTGCTTCCTCCAAACTTCAGGACATGGCCGACGTGCAATCTTATATACGTTTTCGGAGGGATCTTGTTCTTGTTTACAAAAGTGCCGTGAGTACTGCCCAGATCGTAGATGTAGAATCCAAGCTCCTCTCCTACAACACCGGTGTCTCCTACCTTTCCACGATACTGCACCACGGCATGATAGCGTGATATGGAGGGATGCTCCAGAGAGATGTCACACACAGGTAAGCGTCCCACCACAAAGTAACTCTGCTGACTGAGAGGCACTGTGTCCAGTATGGCTCCATTTTTAAGCAACTCGAAGGTGTAAGGGACGCCTGGTACCTCGGCCCATGGAGGCTCTGTGTATGGAAGAGGAGGAAATTTACCACTTGGTGGCACTTTAACTGTTTTCTTGGATTTGATCTCTGGTTTTGTTGGTGCATGgatctccttttctttcctaAGAGGCTTCTCAGTCTCCGGAGTTTGGTTTAGACTTTCAGGACATTGCTTAAAGGACTGATCATCATTTTCTGTGGATTCTTTAACAGGATCTTTCTCATCAGATGATGCGACACCGCCATCAGACTCAGTTGCGAGCTTCTGCACACCTTTGCTCTTCTTCAGTGCTACAGACGGCGCAGCGAAAATGTCCGGCTTCTTGAACGGATCCTCGCTGATATTTGTGCATTCCTCTTTAGCTCCGTCCTTTTCGTCCCCTGGTGATTTTAGCGTCTCCATCTCTGATTTGTTTTCTGGGTTTAAACAACCGTCCGACTCCATCGCTGCGTGCGCGGTGTCCGCCATTTCTGTTTGGTGTGTCGATGTAAATCTTCCGTGTTTAATCCCGGCTGAAAAGGGGtcgtgatatatatatatatatatatatatatatatatatataatatacacacatatattcttAGTGAATATCCTTATCTTGTTTAAAAAACCTtaacatttctttattaaacaCCCATCGTGCCATATTATcacaatattctttttttttttttaaaacataagcGGAACTAAAATAGCTCCTCGTAGCCACACGGAAGCATTTATATGGATATCCATATAGCACGCAAAGCCTGCGTTTGTCCAGAGTTATTAAGTATATTTAAACGAATAATTTTTGCAATATTTTCCATTTTCGCTACGTTTTACTAATCACCGAattgtattgtgtttattaaacGAGATGGCTATCTAGTAAGTAAGCAGCTTTAATCCGCGAACACCTGTATCATTGATGTTGACGTAAGTAAGACTTCTATAATGTTATCTATGGGATCATCTCTTATCATTCACGTTAGGAGCCTTTTTGTTAAAGTTTGGAGATTTCCGTGCCTAAATGCACCTAGACGGCGTATGATCAAGTGGATTATTGTTCTAGAACAGGAAGATCACCCGATTGTAAACATTGGTACACCCCAAgtgagtgtactgtgtgtatctgtggtgTTGGGAAAGATCAGTTACTTAGGCTTCACATGTTTGATTTGTTTCTGCCGAGTCTGTTGTAAATATGAACTTCAGTAACAATTCCTTATATCCTATAGGATATTTACTCAGGAAGTACTGGCACCAGCTGAAGGTATCTAGTGAAGATGATGCGCTACTGGGGTGAGCTCCCGGTGGCCTCTGCCCCACCAGGCCGAAGCTCCTTTGATCTCCTGCAGCGTGAATTTCGCCAGGTCGAGATGCAAGACCCTCCTCTGCACCAGCCTTCGGCACGGCGTCCTCGGCCCACCACCATGCTGGACATTCCTTCCGAGCCCTGCAGCCTCACAATCCATACGGTGCAGCTGTGCCAGCATGCCCGACGACTCCGCAGCCTAATCTCGGCAGCACAGCTAGGCCAGCAACCCCCAAGCACTGCGTCTGAGACTCTTCTCAAACCAGAAGATATGGATTCACTACCGCCACGTCCAGTCACACCGGCAGCACCGGATGATCTGCTGCCGCTGGACAGCAAAGCTCCTCGTGAGCTGTTTCAGCTGCGGCACAGCGACCCTGAGAGCGATTTTTACAAGTAAATATGATTTAGGTTCTGCCACATGTGTCACAGTTCAGCATTTGTAAATAAGTCACATGGGAACACCTTATGGTGCATATTATCATACTTTACAGTTGATTTGTGCTTTTCACAGTAGCACATATCATTATAAGAGCCAGTTTGCTTTGTTAGGGAATCAATATAATAGGAACAATCAGGCAGAATTAATCACATTATTgcttctttttgtgtttttcattcccctatgattttctttctttcctgtacAGGGGTGAAGGAGAGCCAGTGACTGAGTTGAGCTGGCCCTCATGCCGCCAGCTCCTGTACCAGTCAGTTGCTACAGTGTTGGCACACGCAGGTTTTGAGTCAGCGATGGAGAGTGTGCTGGAGACCCTGACTGACCTGGTGCATGAGCATTACCTGCGTTTGACTCAGCTGCTGCGGGTGGCTGTGGACCGTGAAGCCCGTCTTGGCTCTACTCCTTTTCCTGACGTGGTGGAACAGGTCTTCCATGAGGTGGGCATCGGCAGTGTGTTGGCTCTGCAGCGCTTCTGGCAGGTCCGCATTAAAGACTACCACAGCTACATGCTTCAGGTAAGCCACTCTAACCGCACTAGCTTTAAGGTTAGGTTGGCACGGTACTTGACTTTTGAATGAATCAGTAATTCGTTTTATTGGCCAAATATGGCTGAACACACAAGGAATGTGACCCTGGATTTCACAGCCGTACACACAGCACCTAATTAATTATGCAAACAACAATAAATTAGTAGCAGTAAAGAAACTCCTTCTAGTGCAACTAATGTGCCAAATGAGTGCAAATTGAAAAATACAATAAACTCTTATAATACATTAAATCATATAAT contains:
- the slc4a1ap gene encoding kanadaptin, which gives rise to MADTAHAAMESDGCLNPENKSEMETLKSPGDEKDGAKEECTNISEDPFKKPDIFAAPSVALKKSKGVQKLATESDGGVASSDEKDPVKESTENDDQSFKQCPESLNQTPETEKPLRKEKEIHAPTKPEIKSKKTVKVPPSGKFPPLPYTEPPWAEVPGVPYTFELLKNGAILDTVPLSQQSYFVVGRLPVCDISLEHPSISRYHAVVQYRGKVGDTGVVGEELGFYIYDLGSTHGTFVNKNKIPPKTYIRLHVGHVLKFGGSTRLFILQGPESDEEAESELTVTELRERARKQREELEKRMMGDGSDDDDDVDEDNKEEKNEESVARGRRAAEDSGCSWGMGDDAAPEEDENEENPFATEFQEDQEAAYLKDPKKALQGFYDREGEELEFEYDDKGHGTWLCRIKLPVDDALGRQLIAEVTHSGRKKEAAVQCCLEACRMLEARGLLRQEAVSRKRKKKNWEDDDYYDSDDDSFLDRTGTVERKRKERMKKAGKIQERPQTYGSLVAKLAEVEKELATTENTLNSSGKGGSSSATEDPLDAFMSCVHSQAAVDLVQRKKMHVHVAELKKEAQQLRKLIDLTRPTELPSLQSRPGNQSSEPDKPKKLVLPLFGAMKGGSKFKLKTGTIGKLPPKRANLPSELFNMKELPPGGEEEEEEEDEQEEGGQKTYDMDKECKDEDRESTAASEIDMEPAQADETQHVDASDAGETCSRSPREDTERPAVKRPSSHGKQKAKSVHPKDVSPSAPQGEDRPPLKKSGKMIGPSRPPSTVSKQYPEDDPDYCVWVPPAGQTGDGRTHLNDKYGY
- the supt7l gene encoding STAGA complex 65 subunit gamma: MMRYWGELPVASAPPGRSSFDLLQREFRQVEMQDPPLHQPSARRPRPTTMLDIPSEPCSLTIHTVQLCQHARRLRSLISAAQLGQQPPSTASETLLKPEDMDSLPPRPVTPAAPDDLLPLDSKAPRELFQLRHSDPESDFYKGEGEPVTELSWPSCRQLLYQSVATVLAHAGFESAMESVLETLTDLVHEHYLRLTQLLRVAVDREARLGSTPFPDVVEQVFHEVGIGSVLALQRFWQVRIKDYHSYMLQVSKELSDEYERLVNPEKALEDSKPLKVKEEPINDLAFTLSEEAEGEMTSAEQTMSTGVLGMSSDRLAAGLEDGHSPHTSGAAGNGSPLWQLQQVKMEPQDGEEGQVSGHGVLTSDVFEDGPMSTMSDAGTAPSPGDSDASYGSQSPDSLIGTSPFNQRPKKRMRKV